One segment of Sesamum indicum cultivar Zhongzhi No. 13 linkage group LG4, S_indicum_v1.0, whole genome shotgun sequence DNA contains the following:
- the LOC105160703 gene encoding uncharacterized protein LOC105160703: MVENADVLKWPRHTRYTPSKKFSNKYCRFYRERGHNTEECFQLKDEVERLVRQGYFRSQVPPSCKISKDETRRSRSRIRDRNSGPARTTKAQTTGNNAPTKGVIYTIARGSSSGNSNKARKRCARTLSSSRVREFVLKVEEEEAISFNSSDKPQESGEMNDLMVIKLDVANFMVHKVLVDSGSSADIIFKSVVDKMGCWLAGLAGAGTREGGSAGAATCFPFLNLFAAAFSRMALRELLIKLSTKQRNVSELEQSNKEHMLQEKEIT, translated from the coding sequence ATGGTCGAGAATGCTGATGTTCTCAAATGGCCGAGGCACACCAGGTATACCCCCTCCAAGAagttttctaataaatattgcaGGTTCTACCGGGAGAGAGGACATAACACGGAGGAGTGCTTCCAACTTAAGGATGAAGTCGAGAGGTTGGTAAGACAAGGATACTTCCGGAGTCAAGTCCCCCCAAGTTGCAAAATCAGTAAGGACGAGACAAGGAGAAGCAGGTCGAGGATCCGAGATCGAAATTCCGGGCCTGCGAGGACGACCAAGGCCCAAACCACCGGAAACAATGCACCAACCAAAGGGGTGATCTACACTATCGCAAGGGGTTCCAGCTCAGGAAATTCGAACAAGGCCAGAAAAAGATGTGCTAGAACTCTGAGCTCGAGTAGAGTAAGAGAGTTCGTGCTGAAGGTCGAGGAGGAAGAAGCCATTTCTTTTAACAGCTCGGACAAGCCACAAGAAAGTGGAGAGATGAACGATCTAATGGTCATCAAGTTGGATGTTGCAAACTTCATGGTTCACAAAGTCCTGGTAGACAGTGGGAGCTCCGCAGATATCATCTTCAAGAGCGTGGTTGACAAGATGGGTTGCTGGCTAGCAGGGCTCGCAGGCGCCGGGACCCGCGAAGGGGGATCTGCAGGAGCGGCGACCTGCTTCCCCTTCCTCAATTTGTTCGCGGCCGCCTTCAGCCGCATGGCATTGCGAGAGCTCTTGATCAAACTATCTACAAAACAGAGGAATGTGAGCGAACTCGAACAGAGCAATAAGGAACATATGttacaagaaaaagagatcaCCTAA
- the LOC105160471 gene encoding DNA-directed RNA polymerase III subunit rpc3 isoform X1 yields MVSPHGVQLATHLISSFYGDLCSKVCECLLRRGTLTLAQIIRFTELSRENVINCLRVLIHQNCVQAFAIQQEGAFGEAPRIITQYMALFDNMIHKMRAPKFMQIVSEELGKDCLGIFQGLIQHGRLSINQIIDRNEQTAGSADVHVVRESFNRLLIARFIERCPAPEPFLAPPADGETPAKKRGAKSAKIGEERQTTEQRALAAAAPMDSMRFLMEMDDPSEEKSEECTNSVTVGEKRKQDVLKSDEDALDADKKKEVLWRVNFEELVRRLRHKACVSYVKMRINDEAAIVLSAMLELSRHSETRQKAENSAYLSINAIYDEVIKKEGGLGMDFERIRASLEQLGCQCLETGVDENYSIDIKGIIESAQTEEVESVVLRRYGREAYRIFRLLSKAGRFLESDKISDTTFVEKKDTIKILYKLWKDDYLHMEKVMTSGAKQSLFLLWRVNKEPLREHVLDEMYHAALNLRLRIAHEQDKGKEILQLPREKLVGELEKRYKLLGKVRVILESSLMNLDEAIMLFHDF; encoded by the exons ATGGTGTCGCCGCACGGAGTTCAGCTAGCCACCCATTTAATCTCCTCCTTCTACGGCGACCTGTGTTCG AAAGTATGCGAGTGTTTACTCCGCAGAGGAACCCTAACCCTAGCTCAAATCATCCGGTTCACGGAGCTCAGCAGAGAAAACGTCATCAATTGCTTACGTGTTTTAATCCACCAAAATTGCGTCCAAGCCTTCGCCATCCAGCAAGAAG GTGCTTTTGGTGAGGCGCCGAGAATTATAACCCAGTATATGGCATTATTCGACAATATGATACACAAAATGAGGGCTCCGAAATTTATGCAAATTGTATCAGAGGAGCTTGGCAAAGAT TGTCTAGGAATATTTCAAGGGTTGATTCAACATGGGAGGCtttcaattaatcaaattattgatAGGAATGAGCAAACAGCAG GTAGTGCTGATGTTCATGTTGTGCGAGAAAGCTTCAATAGACTTCTAATTGCCCGATTTATTGAACGATGTCCTGCCCCTGAGCCTTTTCTTGCACCACCTGCTGATGGAGAAACTCCTGCCAAGAAACGGGGTGCCAAGTCAGCCAAG ATTGGTGAAGAACGGCAGACCACAGAGCAGCGTGCTTTGGCAGCTGCTGCCCCCATGGATTCGATGAGATTCTTAATGGAAATGGATGATCCCTCCGAGGAAAAGAGTGAGGAATGCACTAACAGTGTTACAGTTGGGGAGAAG CGCAAGCAAGATGTTCTGAAATCAGATGAAGATGCATTGGATGCcgataaaaagaaagaagtgcTTTGGCGTGTTAACTTTGAAGAACTTGTGCGCCGCCTGAGACACAAG GCTTGTGTTTCATATGTAAAAATGCGAATTAATGATGAAGCTGCTATAGTACTGAGCGCAATGTTGGAGTTAAGTAGACACTCAGAGACTCGGCAGAAAGCTGAAAATTCAG CTTACCTATCCATAAATGCTATATACGATGAAGTGATTAAAAAGGAGGGTGGTCTTGGCATGGACTTCGAACGTATCAGAGCTTCGCTCGAACAGCTTGGGTGTCAATGCCTTGAAACAGGGGTGGATGAAAATTATAGTATTG ATATAAAGGGAATCATTGAATCGGCTCAAACTGAAGAA GTGGAGTCTGTTGTATTGAGAAGATATGGGAGGGAGGCCTACAGGATATTCAGGTTACTGTCAAAGGCTGGTCGTTTTCTTGAGTCTGATAAG ATTTCAGATACTACATTTGTCGAGAAGAAAGATACAATCAAGATTCTGTACAAGCTTTGGAAGGATGACTACTTGCACATGGAG AAAGTTATGACCAGTGGAGCTAAGCAGTCACTGTTTCTGCTGTGGAGAGTAAACAAGGAGCCCCTTCGTGAACATGTTCTTGATGAAATGTACCACGCCGCTTTAAATTTGCGACTCAGAATTGCACATGAGCAAGATAAGGGAAAGGAG ATCCTTCAATTACCTAGAGAGAAGCTCGTTGGGGAGCTGGAAAAAAGATATAAGCTATTGGGGAAAGTCCGGGTCATTTTGGAATCTTCCTTGATGAATCTCGATGAGGCTATAATGTTATTTCATGATTTCTGA
- the LOC105160471 gene encoding DNA-directed RNA polymerase III subunit rpc3 isoform X2 codes for MVSPHGVQLATHLISSFYGDLCSKVCECLLRRGTLTLAQIIRFTELSRENVINCLRVLIHQNCVQAFAIQQEGAFGEAPRIITQYMALFDNMIHKMRAPKFMQIVSEELGKDCLGIFQGLIQHGRLSINQIIDRNEQTAGSADVHVVRESFNRLLIARFIERCPAPEPFLAPPADGETPAKKRGAKSAKIGEERQTTEQRALAAAAPMDSMRFLMEMDDPSEEKSEECTNSVTVGEKRKQDVLKSDEDALDADKKKEVLWRVNFEELVRRLRHKACVSYVKMRINDEAAIVLSAMLELSRHSETRQKAENSAYLSINAIYDEVIKKEGGLGMDFERIRASLEQLGCQCLETGVDENYSIDIKGIIESAQTEEVESVVLRRYGREAYRIFRLLSKAGRFLESDKISDTTFVEKKDTIKILYKLWKDDYLHMEKLKM; via the exons ATGGTGTCGCCGCACGGAGTTCAGCTAGCCACCCATTTAATCTCCTCCTTCTACGGCGACCTGTGTTCG AAAGTATGCGAGTGTTTACTCCGCAGAGGAACCCTAACCCTAGCTCAAATCATCCGGTTCACGGAGCTCAGCAGAGAAAACGTCATCAATTGCTTACGTGTTTTAATCCACCAAAATTGCGTCCAAGCCTTCGCCATCCAGCAAGAAG GTGCTTTTGGTGAGGCGCCGAGAATTATAACCCAGTATATGGCATTATTCGACAATATGATACACAAAATGAGGGCTCCGAAATTTATGCAAATTGTATCAGAGGAGCTTGGCAAAGAT TGTCTAGGAATATTTCAAGGGTTGATTCAACATGGGAGGCtttcaattaatcaaattattgatAGGAATGAGCAAACAGCAG GTAGTGCTGATGTTCATGTTGTGCGAGAAAGCTTCAATAGACTTCTAATTGCCCGATTTATTGAACGATGTCCTGCCCCTGAGCCTTTTCTTGCACCACCTGCTGATGGAGAAACTCCTGCCAAGAAACGGGGTGCCAAGTCAGCCAAG ATTGGTGAAGAACGGCAGACCACAGAGCAGCGTGCTTTGGCAGCTGCTGCCCCCATGGATTCGATGAGATTCTTAATGGAAATGGATGATCCCTCCGAGGAAAAGAGTGAGGAATGCACTAACAGTGTTACAGTTGGGGAGAAG CGCAAGCAAGATGTTCTGAAATCAGATGAAGATGCATTGGATGCcgataaaaagaaagaagtgcTTTGGCGTGTTAACTTTGAAGAACTTGTGCGCCGCCTGAGACACAAG GCTTGTGTTTCATATGTAAAAATGCGAATTAATGATGAAGCTGCTATAGTACTGAGCGCAATGTTGGAGTTAAGTAGACACTCAGAGACTCGGCAGAAAGCTGAAAATTCAG CTTACCTATCCATAAATGCTATATACGATGAAGTGATTAAAAAGGAGGGTGGTCTTGGCATGGACTTCGAACGTATCAGAGCTTCGCTCGAACAGCTTGGGTGTCAATGCCTTGAAACAGGGGTGGATGAAAATTATAGTATTG ATATAAAGGGAATCATTGAATCGGCTCAAACTGAAGAA GTGGAGTCTGTTGTATTGAGAAGATATGGGAGGGAGGCCTACAGGATATTCAGGTTACTGTCAAAGGCTGGTCGTTTTCTTGAGTCTGATAAG ATTTCAGATACTACATTTGTCGAGAAGAAAGATACAATCAAGATTCTGTACAAGCTTTGGAAGGATGACTACTTGCACATGGAG aaattaaaaatgtga
- the LOC105160472 gene encoding uncharacterized protein LOC105160472, whose protein sequence is MASIKAQPLSVLVLVLALAFPFFVQGTFGTIECENLNKDSCAFAVSSTGKRCVLEKHVRRSGAEEYACATSQIEADKMKNWIETDACIDACGLDRSALGISSDSLLESRFVRKLCSQQCYRGCPNVVDLYFNLAAGEGAYLPKLCEAQGAKARREMAEIKSSGYIAPAPELPEYATGVNFVYAPAPSPF, encoded by the exons ATGGCATCAATAAAGGCGCAGCCTCTTTCGGTCCTCGTCCTTGTCCTCGCTCTCGCCTTTCCCTTCTTCGTGCAAGGCACTTTTG GAACCATCGAGTGCGAGAATCTCAACAAAGACTCGTGCGCGTTCGCGGTGTCATCCACGGGGAAGCGGTGCGTGCTAGAGAAGCACGTACGCAGGAGCGGGGCGGAAGAGTACGCGTGCGCCACCTCGCAGATCGAGGCGGATAAAATGAAGAATTGGATCGAGACCGACGCATGCATTGATGCTTGCGGGCTGGACAGGAGCGCGCTCGGTATATCTTCGGATTCTCTGCTGGAATCGCGCTTCGTCCGAAAGCTTTGCTCCCAACAGTGCTACCGCGGCTGCCCCAACGTCGTTGATCTTTACTTCAATCTTGCTGCCGGAGAAGGCGCGTATCTTCCGAAACTATGTGAAGCACAAGGAGCAAAGGCACGGCGGGAGATGGCGGAGATTAAGAGCTCGGGATACATCGCTCCTGCACCGGAACTGCCGGAGTATGCCACCGGTGTTAATTTCGTTTACGCCCCTGCACCATCTCCTTTCTAG
- the LOC105160473 gene encoding oxalate--CoA ligase, with translation MATSTLTGLLNHVAAIFPSRRAISVSGKFDLTHARLNQLVEYAAAQLLAAGVKPGDVVALTFPNTVEFVVMFLAVIRVRATAAPLNAAYTFDEFEFYLSDSESKLLLTSKEGNEPAQAAAAKLNIPHLSATLPTADSDIILSPTQSNFDTDTLAKLTNDPSDAALFLHTSGTTSRPKGVPLTQQNLYSSVQNIKSVYKITESDSTVIVLPLFHVHGLLAGLLSSLGAGAAVALPAAGRFSASTFWSDMNKYKATWYTAVPTIHQIILDRHLSSPEPVYPKLRFIRSCSASLAPAIMSRLEEAFGAPVLEAYAMTEATHLMASNPLPEDGPHKPGSVGKPVGQEMAVLDENGVVQGANSNGEVCIRGPNVTKGYKNNPEANKSAFQFGWFHTGDLGFFDSDGYLHLVGRIKELINRGGEKISPIEVDAVLLSHPDIAQAVAFGVPDDKYGEEINCAVIPREGSNLDEAEVARFCKKNLAAFKVPKKVFITDSLPKTATGKIQRRIVSEHFLAQISTAKVPKFGA, from the exons ATGGCTACTTCCACCCTCACCGGTTTGTTGAACCATGTCGCCGCTATATTCCCTTCTCGCCGTGCCATATCTGTCTCCGGAAAGTTCGATCTCACCCATGCACGACTCAATCAGCTTGTGGAATATGCCGCCGCTCAGCTTCTCGCCGCTGGCGTTAAGCCTGGCGACGTCGTCGCGCTTACCTTCCCCAACACCGTTGAG TTTGTTGTAATGTTTTTGGCTGTGATACGAGTCCGAGCGACGGCAGCGCCGCTGAACGCTGCGTACACTTTTGACGAATTCGAGTTCTATTTGTCGGACTCAGAATCGAAACTTTTGCTCACTTCAAAAGAAGGCAACGAGCCTGCTCAAGCCGCGGCAGCGAAGCTCAACATTCCTCATCTCTCAGCCACCCTGCCAACGGCCGATTCAGACATCATATTGTCTCCAACTCAGTCAAATTTTGACACTGACACGCTCGCTAAACTCACTAACGACCCATCCGACGCGGCACTCTTCCTCCACACATCCGGCACCACAAGCCGACCCAAAGGCGTGCCGTTGACTCAGCAGAATCTGTACTCATCggtgcaaaatataaaatctgtGTATAAAATAACTGAATCAGACTCTACTGTGATTGTTCTGCCATTGTTTCACGTGCACGGCTTGTTAGCCGGTTTATTGAGCTCACTTGGCGCCGGAGCCGCCGTGGCTCTTCCTGCCGCCGGGAGATTCTCAGCTTCCACTTTTTGGTCCGATATGAATAAGTACAAAGCCACCTGGTACACGGCGGTGCCAACAATCCATCAAATCATACTCGATCGCCACCTCAGCAGCCCCGAACCCGTTTACCCGAAGCTTCGGTTCATCCGAAGCTGCAGTGCGTCTTTGGCGCCTGCGATTATGTCTCGGTTAGAGGAGGCATTTGGTGCGCCAGTTTTGGAGGCGTACGCTATGACGGAGGCTACACACTTGATGGCGTCAAATCCGTTGCCCGAGGACGGCCCACATAAGCCTGGGTCGGTTGGTAAACCGGTGGGTCAGGAGATGGCTGTATTAGATGAGAATGGAGTTGTCCAAGGTGCTAATTCGAATGGCGAGGTCTGCATAAGGGGCCCGAATGTGACAAAAGGGTACAAGAATAACCCGGAGGCCAATAAATCAGCTTTCCAGTTCGGGTGGTTTCATACAGGAGACTTGGGGTTCTTTGATTCAGATGGATATTTGCATCTTGTTGGCAGAATCAAGGAATTGATCAATCGCGGAG GGGAAAAGATATCACCAATCGAAGTTGATGCTGTCCTATTGTCACATCCTGATATTGCTCAAGCTGTTGCATTCGGCGTTCCGGATGATAAATATGGAGAAGAA ATAAACTGTGCGGTTATTCCCAGAGAAGGCTCAAACCTTGACGAGGCAGAGGTTGCTAGGTTCTGCAAGAAAAATCTTGCTGCTTTCAAGGTTCCAAAGAAGGTTTTTATCACTGATTCACTCCCTAAAACTGCTACTGGGAAAATCCAGCGGCGAATTGTGTCGGAGCACTTCCTTGCACAGATATCTACTGCTAAGGTCCCCAAGTTTGGAGCCTAA
- the LOC105160474 gene encoding tubulin beta-1 chain encodes MREILHIQGGQCGNQIGAKFWEVVCAEHGIDSTGRYNGDNDLQLERVNVYYNEASCGRFVPRAVLMDLEPGTMDSVRSGPYGQIFRPDNFVFGQSGAGNNWAKGHYTEGAELIDSVLDVVRKEAENCDCLQGFQVCHSLGGGTGSGMGTLLISKIREEYPDRMMLTFSVFPSPKVSDTVVEPYNATLSVHQLVENADECMVLDNEALYDICFRTLKLTTPSFGDLNHLISATMSGVTCCLRFPGQLNSDLRKLAVNLIPFPRLHFFMVGFAPLTSRGSQQYRALTVPELTQQMWDAKNMMCAADPRHGRYLTASAMFRGKMSTKEVDEQMINVQNKNSSYFVEWIPNNVKSTVCDIPPTGLKMASTFIGNSTSIQEMFRRVSEQFTAMFRRKAFLHWYTGEGMDEMEFTEAESNMNDLVSEYQQYQDATADEEGYDYEDEEEQEEA; translated from the exons ATGCGTGAAATCCTGCACATCCAGGGTGGCCAATGTGGCAACCAGATCGGAGCAAAGTTTTGGGAGGTGGTGTGCGCGGAGCACGGAATAGATTCCACCGGAAGGTACAACGGCGACAACGATCTGCAGCTTGAGCGGGTGAATGTCTACTACAATGAAGCCAGCTGCGGGAGATTCGTTCCACGCGCCGTGCTCATGGATTTGGAGCCCGGTACGATGGATAGTGTCAGATCTGGCCCGTATGGGCAGATTTTCAGGCCCGATAACTTCGTTTTCGGGCAGTCTGGTGCAGGGAATAACTGGGCGAAGGGGCATTATACAGAGGGAGCGGAGTTGATTGATTCCGTGCTCGATGTTGTTAGGAAAGAGGCGGAGAACTGTGATTGCTTACAAG GTTTCCAGGTGTGCCACTCATTGGGAGGTGGAACTGGATCCGGAATGGGAACTCTTCTAATTTCTAAAATCAGGGAAGAGTACCCAGACCGCATGATGCTTACGTTTTCTGTCTTCCCATCTCCTAAAGTGTCAGACACTGTTGTTGAACCCTACAATGCTACCCTCTCTGTTCACCAGCTTGTTGAGAACGCTGATGAGTGTATGGTGTTGGATAATGAAGCACTCTATGACATTTGCTTCCGAACCCTAAAACTCACCACCCCAAGCT TTGGAGATCTCAACCATCTGATTTCTGCCACCATGAGCGGTGTGACCTGCTGTCTCCGTTTCCCTGGTCAGCTGAATTCAGATCTTCGCAAGCTTGCTGTCAATCTTATTCCATTCCCTAGACTGCACTTCTTCATGGTTGGGTTTGCTCCACTCACATCTCGTGGGTCACAGCAATACAGAGCCCTAACTGTTCCTGAACTTACACAACAAATGTGGGATGCAAAGAACATGATGTGTGCCGCTGATCCTCGCCATGGGCGATACTTGACGGCTTCAGCCATGTTCCGTGGCAAGATGAGCACAAAGGAGGTTGATGAGCAGATGATCAATGTTCAGAACAAGAACTCATCTTACTTTGTTGAGTGGATTCCCAATAATGTCAAGTCTACTGTATGTGATATTCCACCAACTGGGTTGAAGATGGCGTCTACATTCATTGGTAACTCCACCTCGATCCAGGAAATGTTCAGAAGGGTCAGTGAACAGTTCACAGCCATGTTCAGGAGAAAGGCTTTCTTGCATTGGTACACAGGAGAAGGTATGGACGAGATGGAGTTCACTGAAGCAGAGAGTAACATGAATGATTTAGTTTCTGAGTACCAACAGTACCAAGATGCAACAGCTGATGAGGAAGGCTATGATTATGAAGATGAAGAGGAGCAGGAGGAAGCTTAA
- the LOC105160705 gene encoding uncharacterized protein C683.02c, with the protein MVSKRQRLARKRYKEEHPELFPTPPKEPSKKKKKNSKFKRKKSDSSDPNKPKKSSYKKHPLRVAGMKPGESCYICKAPDHIAKNCPKKSEWERNKICLFCRQRGHSLKNCPNKNNESMDKKLCYNCGEMGHSLSNCPQPLQDGGTRYASCFICKESGHLSKNCPKNTHGIYPKGGCCKVCGGVTHLARDCPNKRSRTSDAAVEVQERPNRVIKFASGDDLEDDFISVVPLDEKDKDVKTNKKQGPKVVNFVAWCGQANSASGMAVQDECKLKFQELKAKRNYRFIIFKIQEQQVVVEKLGEPGQNYNDFTRALPSDECRYAVFDFDFITNENCQKSKIFFIAWSPDSSSVRMKMVYASSKDRFKRELDGIQVELQATDPSEMSLDIIKERAY; encoded by the exons ATGGTGAGTAAAAGGCAAAGATTGGCCAGAAAACGCTATAAAGAAGAACACCCGGAGCTTTTCCCGACGCCGCCGAAAGAACCcagcaagaagaagaagaagaacagcAAGTTCAAGCGCAAGAAATCGGATTCAAGTGATCCCAACAAGCCCAAGAAATCGTCATACAAGAAGCATCCACTTAGGGTTGCTGGGATGAAACCTGGTGAGAGCTGCTATATATGCAAAGCGCCGGACCATATTGCCAAGAATTGCCCCAAGAAATCTGAATGGGAAAGGAACAAG ATCTGTTTGTTCTGTCGACAACGCGGCCACAGTCTTAAGAACTGCCCCAACAAAAACAATGAGTCAATGGACAAGAAATTGTGTTATAATTGTGGAGAAATGGGGCATTCCCTGTCTAATTGCCCTCAACCTCTTCAAGATG GAGGAACGAGATATGCTAGTTGCTTTATATGTAAAGAATCTGGGCACTTGAGTAAAAACTGTCCCAAGAATACCCATGGAATTTATCCAAAG GGCGGATGCTGTAAAGTTTGTGGTGGTGTAACGCACCTAGCCAGAGATTGTCCTAATAAACGCAGCAGAACTTCTGATGCAGCTG TTGAAGTTCAAGAACGGCCTAACCGAGTCATCAAGTTCGCCAGTGGGGATGACCTTGAAGACGACTTTATATCTGTTGTTCCACTCGACGAAAAGGACAAAGATGTAAAGACCAACAAAAAACAGGGACCCaaagttgttaattttgttgcTTG GTGTGGACAGGCGAATTCGGCGTCTGGAATGGCCGTGCAAGATGAGTGTAAGCTCAAGTTCCAAGAATTAAAAGCAAAGAGGAACTATCGTTTCATCATCTTCAAGATCCAGGAACAACAGGTGGTGGTGGAGAAGCTTGGCGAGCCTGGTCAAAACTATAATGATTTCACACGCGCTCTCCCTTCTGATGAGTGTCGTTACGCTGTCTTTGATTTCGACTTCATCACCAACGAAAATTGCCAGAAGAGCAAGATTTTCTTCATTGCCTG GTCACCAGATTCATCAAGCGTGAGGATGAAGATGGTGTACGCAAGCTCAAAGGACAGGTTCAAGAGAGAGCTAGACGGGATTCAAGTTGAATTACAAGCAACAGATCCCAGTGAAATGAGCTTGGATATCATAAAAGAGCGTGCTTACTGA